A region of Mesorhizobium sp. AR02 DNA encodes the following proteins:
- the miaB gene encoding tRNA (N6-isopentenyl adenosine(37)-C2)-methylthiotransferase MiaB, giving the protein MNVYDSQRMGDALAADGYTATDAIDEADLVLLNTCHIREKAAEKVYSELGRIRDMKAERAIAGRELLIGVAGCVAQAEGAEIIRRSPAVDLVIGPQTYHRLPDVLARVRGGEKIVETDYAIEDKFDHLPQPKRAEVIKRGVTAFLTVQEGCDKFCTFCVVPYTRGSEVSRPVAQIVAEAERLADAGVREVTLLGQNVNAWHGQGENGEEWGLGRLLFRLAEIPGLARLRYTTSHPRDMDDELIAAHRDLPALMPYLHLPVQSGSDRILKAMNRRHTARDYLALLDRIRAARPDIALSGDFIVGFPGETEADFEATMELVRQVNYASAFSFKYSPRPGTPGADMPDHVPETVKDERLQRLQALLLKQQQDFGLSLVGSTIDTLIEKPGRQAGQKVGRSPWLQPVIVDEKAGEIGDIIQVRITKTGYNSLFAELA; this is encoded by the coding sequence ATGAACGTCTATGATTCACAGCGCATGGGCGATGCGCTGGCAGCCGACGGCTATACCGCGACCGATGCCATCGACGAGGCCGATCTGGTGCTGCTCAACACCTGCCACATCAGGGAAAAGGCGGCGGAAAAGGTCTATTCCGAACTCGGCCGCATCCGCGACATGAAGGCGGAACGCGCCATTGCCGGCCGCGAACTGCTGATCGGCGTCGCCGGCTGCGTGGCGCAGGCCGAGGGTGCCGAGATCATCAGGCGTTCGCCGGCCGTGGACCTGGTCATCGGGCCACAGACCTATCACCGTTTGCCCGATGTGCTGGCCCGAGTGCGCGGCGGCGAAAAGATCGTCGAGACCGACTACGCCATCGAGGACAAGTTCGACCATCTGCCGCAGCCGAAGCGCGCCGAGGTGATCAAACGCGGCGTCACTGCCTTCCTCACCGTTCAGGAAGGCTGCGACAAGTTCTGCACCTTCTGTGTGGTGCCCTATACCAGGGGTTCGGAAGTGTCGCGACCGGTGGCGCAGATCGTCGCCGAGGCCGAGCGCCTGGCCGATGCCGGCGTGCGCGAGGTGACGCTGCTTGGCCAGAACGTCAACGCCTGGCATGGCCAGGGCGAAAACGGCGAGGAATGGGGCCTTGGCCGCCTGCTGTTCCGGCTGGCTGAAATCCCCGGACTGGCGCGACTGCGCTACACCACCAGTCATCCGCGTGACATGGACGACGAACTGATCGCTGCCCACCGCGATCTGCCGGCGCTGATGCCATACCTGCATCTGCCGGTGCAATCCGGGTCCGACCGCATCCTCAAGGCGATGAACCGCAGGCATACGGCCAGGGACTATCTGGCGCTGCTCGACCGCATTCGTGCCGCGCGGCCAGATATCGCTCTGTCCGGTGACTTCATCGTCGGCTTCCCCGGCGAGACGGAAGCCGATTTCGAAGCGACCATGGAATTGGTGCGCCAGGTGAACTATGCCTCGGCCTTCTCGTTCAAATATTCGCCGCGCCCCGGTACGCCGGGCGCCGACATGCCTGACCATGTGCCCGAAACGGTCAAGGATGAGCGGCTGCAGCGCCTGCAGGCGCTGCTGTTGAAACAGCAGCAGGACTTCGGCTTGAGCCTGGTCGGCAGCACCATCGACACGCTGATCGAGAAGCCCGGCCGGCAGGCCGGCCAGAAGGTCGGCCGCTCACCTTGGCTGCAGCCGGTTATTGTTGATGAAAAGGCCGGCGAAATCGGTGACATTATCCAGGTGCGAATCACGAAGACGGGCTACAACAGCCTGTTCGCCGAATTGGCCTGA
- the ybeY gene encoding rRNA maturation RNase YbeY, with protein sequence MPEEKISGDGNPPVDIDISVEAGDWPDEASLTRLVDRAVGAAFAEAGVTGSSELSIVFSDDAHIRTLNADWRGKDKPTNVLSFPAFPFVQGGPLPPMLGDIVLAAETVSREAALEDKPVQNHITHLVIHGLLHLLGYDHETDTEAEEMEAIERAALARLAIPDPYA encoded by the coding sequence ATGCCTGAGGAAAAAATATCCGGCGACGGGAATCCCCCCGTCGACATCGATATATCGGTCGAAGCGGGCGACTGGCCAGATGAGGCCAGCCTGACGCGGCTGGTCGATCGCGCGGTTGGCGCTGCTTTTGCCGAGGCGGGTGTGACGGGCTCTTCCGAACTCAGCATCGTTTTTTCCGACGACGCCCATATCCGGACCCTCAACGCCGACTGGCGCGGCAAGGACAAACCCACCAACGTCTTGTCTTTCCCGGCTTTTCCGTTTGTACAAGGTGGCCCACTGCCGCCGATGCTGGGCGACATCGTGCTCGCCGCCGAAACGGTTTCACGCGAAGCGGCACTGGAAGACAAGCCGGTTCAGAACCATATCACCCATCTCGTCATTCACGGCCTGCTGCATTTGCTGGGCTACGATCACGAGACCGACACGGAGGCCGAGGAGATGGAGGCCATCGAACGCGCAGCGCTCGCAAGGCTTGCCATTCCCGATCCCTACGCGTAA
- a CDS encoding lysophospholipid acyltransferase family protein: MIGKIRIFLALGLVVAGSLVLVPLQILSMKTGWWPETVILKIWHRLILRALGMRVHVKGALSDKRPLLVASNHISWTDIMVLGSFADVKFIARADMEGWPLIGMLSKLQRTVFIERERKRSSGDQASEIANRMAKGDAMVLFAEGSTGDGNAVLPFKSTLFGAASMAISEGAAEQVFIQPVAIAYTRLHGVPLGRRHRPISAWIGDEDLMPHLKVLMAEGALDVEVHFGEPIAFAKGSNRKETARLMESQVREMMQAALADPRPSR, encoded by the coding sequence ATGATCGGAAAAATCAGGATTTTCCTGGCCTTGGGCCTTGTCGTCGCCGGCTCGCTGGTCCTGGTGCCATTGCAGATACTGTCGATGAAGACCGGCTGGTGGCCGGAAACCGTCATTCTCAAGATCTGGCATAGGCTGATCCTCAGGGCGCTCGGCATGCGCGTCCATGTCAAAGGGGCGTTGTCCGACAAACGGCCTCTGCTGGTTGCCTCGAATCATATCTCCTGGACCGACATCATGGTGCTGGGCTCTTTTGCCGATGTGAAATTCATCGCCAGGGCCGATATGGAAGGCTGGCCGCTGATCGGCATGCTGTCCAAACTGCAGCGCACCGTTTTCATCGAGCGCGAACGCAAGCGTTCCTCGGGCGACCAGGCCAGCGAGATCGCCAATCGCATGGCCAAGGGCGATGCCATGGTGCTGTTTGCCGAGGGCTCGACCGGTGACGGTAATGCCGTCCTGCCGTTCAAAAGCACGCTGTTCGGCGCCGCCTCGATGGCGATTTCGGAGGGTGCTGCCGAGCAGGTCTTCATCCAGCCGGTGGCGATCGCCTATACGCGCCTGCACGGCGTGCCGCTCGGTCGCCGCCATCGGCCGATCTCGGCCTGGATCGGCGACGAGGATTTGATGCCGCATCTCAAGGTGCTGATGGCGGAAGGCGCGCTCGACGTCGAGGTGCATTTCGGCGAACCGATCGCCTTTGCCAAGGGCTCGAACCGCAAGGAAACGGCCAGGCTGATGGAAAGCCAGGTGCGCGAGATGATGCAGGCAGCACTCGCCGATCCGCGCCCGAGCCGCTAG
- the rimI gene encoding ribosomal protein S18-alanine N-acetyltransferase codes for MRIPFLQPRRRDYALEPLRITDSPAVSVLHREDFVRPWTDGEFAALLEQDTVFGYAARETGQGAKPPVGFVLARLAAGEGEILTVAVARSHRRQGLGWQLMDAVLRELHVQRAEALFLEVDETNVAAIALYRRLGFREVGKRPDYYKSPDRGPTGALVMRRDLR; via the coding sequence ATGCGCATACCGTTTCTCCAGCCGCGCCGCCGGGACTACGCGCTCGAGCCGCTCAGGATCACCGACAGCCCCGCTGTGTCGGTGCTGCATCGCGAGGACTTTGTCCGCCCGTGGACCGATGGCGAGTTCGCCGCCCTGCTCGAGCAGGACACTGTGTTCGGTTACGCCGCGCGCGAAACCGGGCAGGGCGCCAAGCCGCCGGTCGGCTTCGTGCTGGCGAGGCTGGCGGCGGGCGAAGGCGAGATCCTGACCGTCGCGGTGGCGCGATCGCATCGCCGCCAGGGGCTGGGCTGGCAGTTGATGGATGCGGTACTGCGCGAGCTGCATGTGCAGCGCGCCGAAGCGCTGTTCCTGGAGGTCGACGAGACCAATGTCGCCGCGATCGCCCTCTACCGTCGGCTGGGGTTTCGCGAGGTCGGCAAGCGCCCGGATTACTACAAGTCGCCCGATCGCGGCCCGACCGGTGCGCTTGTCATGCGCCGTGATCTTCGCTAG
- the lnt gene encoding apolipoprotein N-acyltransferase, with amino-acid sequence MERLAGRIILLWGWRRALVAFLAGALAVLGQAPYDFFAACFISFPLLVWLLDGATGEASGSLFRRLRPAFAVGWWFGFGYFLAGLWWIGSALLVEADDFAWALPFAVIGIPFALAFFYGFATMVARLLWSSDIGRIAALAFGFGLTEWLRGFLFTGFPWNAIGYAAMPVPLLMQSVSVTGMIGMNVLAVFLFSLPALLAARRHLRLGAALFVLLASAHVGFGYVRLTAPEKPAERSLDVRIVQPAVDLSEKWDASVRDRIFATLLGLSAKAPDPGHGKPQLILWPETSVPFLFTERPDALTALGDMLADGQMLIAGVVREEGGSAAADSRYYNSVVAINDKGEIADAVDKVHLVPFGEYLPFADLFNRFGIAQLVAGPVTFAAGNERHAIRLPGGIRALPFICYEVIFPDLVAVDATSAQLIVNVTNDAWFGDTPGPYQHFRQAQIRAVENGLPLLRAANNGISAVVDPHGRIVDALAIDARGAIDVKVPISGQTVVSSGQRRINGMLIMLLFALVGALLNVRQRLRVN; translated from the coding sequence ATGGAGCGCCTGGCCGGCCGGATAATTCTGCTTTGGGGTTGGCGGCGCGCGCTCGTGGCCTTTCTTGCCGGGGCGCTGGCGGTACTTGGCCAGGCGCCCTACGATTTTTTCGCCGCCTGCTTCATCTCGTTTCCGCTGCTGGTCTGGCTGCTCGACGGCGCGACCGGCGAGGCCTCCGGCAGCCTGTTCCGGCGCCTGCGGCCGGCCTTCGCCGTCGGCTGGTGGTTCGGTTTCGGCTATTTTCTCGCCGGTCTCTGGTGGATCGGCTCCGCGCTGCTGGTCGAGGCCGACGACTTTGCCTGGGCGCTTCCCTTCGCCGTGATCGGCATTCCCTTCGCGCTTGCCTTTTTCTACGGCTTCGCAACGATGGTCGCCCGGCTCCTGTGGAGCAGCGATATCGGCCGCATCGCCGCCCTTGCCTTCGGCTTCGGGCTGACCGAGTGGCTGCGCGGCTTCCTGTTCACCGGTTTTCCCTGGAATGCCATCGGCTACGCGGCGATGCCGGTGCCTCTCCTCATGCAGAGCGTGTCGGTGACCGGCATGATCGGCATGAACGTGCTTGCCGTGTTCCTTTTTTCACTGCCGGCGCTGCTGGCGGCGCGCCGGCATCTTCGCCTGGGCGCCGCTCTGTTCGTCCTGCTTGCATCAGCCCATGTCGGCTTCGGCTATGTCAGGCTTACCGCTCCTGAAAAGCCGGCAGAGCGCAGCCTGGATGTCCGCATCGTCCAGCCGGCCGTCGACCTCAGTGAAAAATGGGATGCCTCGGTGCGCGACCGCATCTTCGCCACTTTGCTCGGCCTGTCCGCCAAGGCGCCGGACCCCGGTCACGGCAAGCCACAACTCATTCTCTGGCCGGAAACCTCGGTGCCGTTCCTCTTCACCGAGCGCCCGGACGCGTTGACGGCGTTGGGCGACATGCTAGCCGACGGCCAGATGCTGATCGCCGGCGTCGTTCGCGAGGAAGGCGGGTCTGCGGCCGCCGACAGCCGGTATTACAATTCCGTGGTGGCGATCAACGACAAGGGCGAAATCGCTGACGCCGTCGACAAGGTCCATCTGGTGCCGTTCGGCGAATACCTGCCTTTCGCCGACCTGTTCAACCGTTTCGGCATCGCACAGCTTGTCGCCGGGCCGGTGACGTTCGCCGCTGGCAACGAACGCCACGCGATCAGGCTGCCGGGCGGCATCCGTGCCCTGCCATTTATCTGTTATGAGGTGATCTTTCCCGATCTTGTGGCAGTTGACGCTACGTCAGCGCAGCTTATTGTGAACGTTACCAATGATGCGTGGTTCGGGGACACGCCGGGACCGTATCAGCATTTCAGGCAGGCCCAGATTCGCGCGGTGGAGAACGGATTGCCCTTGCTGCGTGCTGCCAACAACGGCATCTCGGCCGTTGTCGATCCACACGGACGCATCGTCGATGCGTTGGCGATCGACGCGCGCGGAGCCATCGATGTGAAGGTGCCGATTTCCGGACAGACAGTCGTTTCCTCGGGCCAGCGGCGCATTAACGGAATGCTGATCATGTTGCTGTTTGCGCTGGTGGGAGCGCTGTTGAACGTAAGGCAAAGGCTACGGGTGAATTGA
- the tsaB gene encoding tRNA (adenosine(37)-N6)-threonylcarbamoyltransferase complex dimerization subunit type 1 TsaB, whose product MKVLAIDCAASLCAACVYDAAAGRELGRSVLDLGKGHAEHLMAVIADALKAGATDYPGLGAVAVSVGPGSFTGLRVGVSTARGLALALKIPAIGVTTLEALAAEAAAAFPGRAVLVALDAGREEIHAALYDKALALTYGPAVTTLPEATALAMENSAVLAGTAAAQIAALAKRGFDIGPQTATADIATYARLATAKGEGERPKPLYLRGADAKPQAGFILSRLRP is encoded by the coding sequence ATGAAAGTGCTTGCCATCGACTGTGCCGCCAGCCTCTGCGCCGCCTGCGTCTACGACGCGGCGGCTGGGCGGGAGCTTGGCCGCTCGGTGCTCGATCTCGGCAAGGGCCATGCCGAACACCTGATGGCCGTCATCGCCGATGCGTTGAAGGCCGGCGCGACCGACTATCCCGGCCTTGGCGCCGTTGCCGTTTCTGTCGGTCCCGGCTCCTTCACCGGCCTGCGCGTCGGCGTATCGACGGCGCGTGGCCTGGCGCTGGCGTTGAAAATTCCGGCGATCGGTGTGACGACGCTCGAGGCGCTGGCTGCCGAGGCCGCAGCGGCATTTCCGGGTCGTGCCGTGCTGGTGGCACTCGATGCCGGTCGCGAGGAGATCCATGCCGCGCTGTACGACAAAGCGTTGGCTTTGACTTACGGTCCGGCGGTGACCACATTGCCTGAAGCCACTGCCTTGGCGATGGAGAACTCTGCGGTGCTGGCCGGTACCGCGGCAGCACAGATCGCGGCCTTGGCCAAGCGTGGTTTCGATATCGGGCCTCAGACGGCCACAGCCGACATTGCCACATATGCACGTCTGGCCACCGCCAAAGGCGAGGGCGAAAGGCCGAAACCACTTTATCTGCGCGGCGCGGACGCCAAGCCGCAAGCCGGGTTCATTTTATCAAGGCTGAGACCATGA
- a CDS encoding PhoH family protein, translating to MAHIVLTFDNNKLASALYGQFDENLARLEQKLDVDIRSRGNQLTIKGSASAAEQARRALDNLYGILQKGVDIGQSDVDGAVRMAVAADDQLTLPTLERKGKVSAAQIATRKKTIYARSLNQDAYMRALERSELVFGIGPAGTGKTYLAVAHAAMLLERGMVERIILSRPAVEAGERLGFLPGDMKEKVDPYLRPLYDALYDMMPADKVERAIAAEVIEIAPLAFMRGRTLAHAAVILDEAQNTTPMQMKMFLTRLGENSRMIVTGDPTQIDLPPSTKSGLVEALRVLDGVAGAVTVRFNDIDVVRHPLVAEIVRAYDRDAKLARGLGAEN from the coding sequence ATGGCGCACATCGTTCTGACTTTCGACAACAACAAGCTTGCCAGCGCCCTTTACGGTCAGTTCGACGAGAATCTCGCCCGGCTCGAGCAGAAGCTCGACGTCGACATCCGCTCGCGCGGCAACCAGCTGACCATCAAGGGGTCCGCTTCTGCCGCCGAACAGGCGCGCCGGGCGCTCGACAACCTCTACGGGATTTTGCAGAAAGGCGTCGATATCGGCCAATCCGATGTCGATGGCGCCGTGCGGATGGCGGTCGCCGCCGACGATCAGCTGACGCTGCCGACGCTGGAGCGCAAGGGCAAGGTCTCCGCCGCCCAGATCGCCACCCGCAAGAAGACGATCTATGCCCGGTCGCTCAACCAGGACGCCTATATGCGGGCGCTGGAGCGGTCGGAACTGGTGTTCGGCATCGGTCCGGCCGGCACCGGCAAGACCTATCTGGCGGTGGCGCATGCGGCGATGCTGCTTGAACGCGGCATGGTCGAACGCATCATCCTGTCGCGGCCGGCCGTCGAGGCCGGCGAGCGGCTGGGCTTCCTGCCTGGCGACATGAAGGAGAAGGTCGATCCCTATCTGCGGCCGCTCTACGATGCGCTCTACGACATGATGCCCGCCGACAAGGTCGAGCGCGCCATTGCCGCCGAAGTGATCGAAATCGCGCCGCTCGCCTTCATGCGCGGCCGCACGCTGGCGCATGCCGCGGTCATCCTCGACGAGGCGCAGAACACCACGCCGATGCAGATGAAGATGTTCCTGACGCGTCTTGGCGAGAACTCGCGCATGATCGTCACCGGCGATCCGACCCAGATCGACCTTCCTCCGAGCACCAAATCGGGCCTGGTCGAAGCCTTGCGTGTCCTCGACGGCGTGGCCGGCGCGGTCACCGTGCGCTTCAACGATATCGACGTCGTTCGCCATCCGCTGGTGGCGGAAATCGTCAGGGCCTATGACCGGGACGCCAAGCTGGCGCGCGGCCTGGGTGCCGAAAATTGA
- a CDS encoding hemolysin family protein: MNDKPETAARPDAGSAPKASDTSEEGSSPSTVTTGVANTGSAASEHSPAGPSLFDRVLGLFRQRNGTSLREEIAGALAETASDAESFSPGERAMLNNILRLREVRVEDVMVPRADIEAVEITTTLGDLLGTFEQSGHSRMPVYSETLDDPRGMVHIRDVLAHITKLARVKKGRTTRKTPVATQLDLAQVDLARTIGELNLIRQVLFVPPSMLASDLMGRMQTTRTQMALVIDEYGGTDGLVSLEDIVEMVVGDIEDEHDDDEPLITQAGDGVFIVDGKAEIDEVAKMIGEDFAAGEHGEYVDTIGGMIFNTLGRVPARGEVVQAIPGFEFHVLDADPRRVKRVRIVQSQKGERRRRATVRTEQA, from the coding sequence ATGAACGACAAACCCGAAACTGCCGCCCGCCCCGACGCCGGCAGTGCGCCCAAGGCTTCCGATACGTCGGAAGAGGGATCAAGTCCGAGTACCGTTACCACTGGTGTTGCCAACACCGGCAGCGCTGCCAGCGAGCATTCGCCTGCCGGACCTTCCCTGTTCGACCGTGTTTTGGGCCTGTTCAGGCAACGCAACGGCACCAGCCTGCGTGAGGAAATCGCCGGCGCGCTGGCCGAGACGGCCAGTGACGCCGAATCCTTCTCGCCTGGCGAGCGCGCCATGCTCAACAACATCCTGCGGCTGCGCGAGGTGCGCGTCGAGGACGTCATGGTGCCGCGCGCCGACATCGAGGCGGTCGAGATCACCACGACGCTCGGCGATCTCCTGGGCACCTTCGAACAGTCCGGTCATTCCCGCATGCCGGTCTATTCCGAGACGCTCGACGACCCGCGCGGCATGGTTCATATCCGCGACGTGCTGGCCCACATCACCAAGCTCGCGCGCGTCAAGAAGGGCCGCACGACAAGGAAAACCCCTGTCGCCACGCAGCTGGATCTCGCCCAGGTCGACCTTGCGCGCACCATCGGCGAACTCAATCTGATCCGCCAGGTTCTGTTCGTGCCGCCCTCGATGCTTGCTTCCGACCTGATGGGCCGCATGCAGACGACGCGCACGCAGATGGCGCTGGTCATCGATGAATATGGCGGCACGGATGGGCTTGTCTCGCTCGAGGACATTGTCGAGATGGTCGTCGGCGACATCGAGGACGAGCATGACGACGACGAGCCGCTGATCACCCAGGCCGGCGACGGTGTCTTCATTGTCGACGGCAAGGCCGAGATCGACGAGGTCGCCAAGATGATCGGCGAGGATTTCGCCGCCGGCGAACATGGCGAATATGTCGATACCATCGGCGGCATGATCTTCAACACGCTCGGCCGCGTGCCGGCGCGGGGCGAGGTGGTGCAGGCCATTCCGGGCTTCGAATTCCATGTCCTCGATGCCGACCCGCGCCGCGTCAAGCGCGTGCGCATCGTGCAGAGCCAGAAGGGCGAACGCCGCCGGCGCGCTACCGTCCGCACCGAACAGGCGTGA
- a CDS encoding VOC family protein — protein MTIDDPFKHASLGSGVFYRDPRAALAWLEAAFGFERSMVVSDAEGKLVHAEMRFGDCYIIVDSEWSDYVASPASVSGKNTQSVYVRLKDGLDAHCEQARAAGADIIQEPADQFYGERQYRARDPEGHVWTFTQPIRSVSREEAERLSGLRIDGWHR, from the coding sequence ATGACGATCGACGACCCGTTCAAGCACGCAAGCCTGGGGTCCGGTGTCTTCTACAGGGATCCTCGTGCCGCGCTGGCGTGGCTCGAGGCGGCTTTCGGCTTCGAGCGCAGCATGGTGGTCAGCGATGCCGAGGGAAAGCTCGTCCATGCCGAGATGCGGTTTGGCGATTGCTATATCATCGTCGATTCCGAATGGAGTGATTATGTCGCGAGCCCGGCTTCGGTCTCGGGCAAGAATACGCAATCGGTCTATGTCAGGCTCAAGGACGGCCTGGATGCGCATTGCGAACAGGCGCGAGCGGCGGGCGCTGACATAATCCAGGAGCCGGCGGACCAGTTCTACGGCGAACGCCAGTACCGGGCCCGCGACCCCGAAGGCCATGTCTGGACCTTCACCCAGCCCATCCGTTCCGTGTCCCGCGAAGAGGCCGAGCGGTTAAGCGGTCTGCGCATTGACGGCTGGCACCGGTAG